The genome window CCTACGGCCCCATCACCGACAACGCCGGCGGCATCGCCGAAATGGCGCAGATGCCCGAATCGGTGCGCAACATCACCGATCCGCTGGACGCGGTGGGCAACACCACCAAGGCGGTCACCAAGGGCTATGCCATCGGCTCGGCCGGCCTGGCCGCGCTGGTGCTGTTCGCCGACTTCACCCACGCGCTCGACCACCTCGGCAAGAACGTCGACTTCTCGCTGGCCGAGCCGGCCGTCATCATCGGCCTGTTCGTGGGCGGCCTCATCCCCTTCCTGTTCGCGGCGATGGCCATGGAGGCCGTGGGCCGCGCCGCGGGATCGGTGGTGGTGGAGGTCCGGCGCCAGTTCACCGAGATCCCCGGCATCATGGAAGGCACCGGCAAGCCCGAGTACGGCAAGGCCGTGGACATGCTGACCAAGGCCGCCATCAAGGAAATGATGGTGCCCTCGGCGCTGCCCGTGGTGGTGCCCATCGTGCTGGCCCTGGTCATCGGCGTGCTGATGGGCGGCGAATCGGCGCGCATGGCGGTGGGCGGCATGCTGATGGGCGCCATCGTGACCGGGCTGTTCGTCGCCATATCCATGTGCACGGGCGGCGGCGCCTGGGACAACGCCAAGAAATACATCGAGGAAGGCCACCACGGCGGCAAGGGCTCCGAGGCCCACAAGGCCGCCGTCACCGGCGACACCGTGGGCGACCCCTACAAGGACACGGCCGGCCCCGCGGTGAACCCGCTGATCAAGATCGTCAACATCGTCGCGCTGCTGCTGGTGCCGCTGCTCTAGCGGCCGGGCGCGGTGGCGGCGCCCGGGCCCCTCAGGCCCGGACCGCCGCCATCACCGTATTGCGCAGGCTTCCCACCTTCTCGATCTCGCATTCGACGACATCGCCCGGCCGCAGGTAGCGGCCGTCGGCCACCCCGCAGCCCGCGGGCGTGCCGGTGGCGATGACGTCGCCCGGCCGCAGCGTCATCGCGCGCGAAATGTGCGCGACCAGCGTCGGAATCTTGAAGATCATCTGCTCGGTGGACGCATCCTGCCGGATTTCGCCGTTGACCCGGCACTGAATGCGCAGCGGATACGGCCGGGGAATGTCCCGTGCCAGCGCGATGACCGGCCCCAGCGGGCAGGAACGATCCAGGCTCTTGCCCTGTATCCAGTTCTGGCCATAGCGGCCGGTCAGGGTGGGCGCCGCCTCGTTGGCCTGCAGCTCGCGGTAGCTCACGTCGTTGCAGACGGTATAGCCCGCCACGTGGTCGTAGGCGTCCGCTTCGGCGATGTCGCGCCCTTCCCGGCCGATCACGACCGCCAGTTCCGCCTCGTAGTCCATCTTGCGCGAGAAATCGTGGCCGCCGATGGGGTCGCCGGGGGCCACCACCGTGCCGGGCAGCTTGGTGAAGAAGAACGGCTGCTCGGGCGGCGTCAGCTTGCCCTCGGCGCCATGGTCGAAATAGTTGACGACGTGCGCGAGGATCTTCGATCCCGCTTCGATGGGCGCCAGCAGGCGCACCGACTCCAGCGCAACGGCGGGACCGGACGCGGCCAGGCCGGCGGCCGCGTCGCGGGCCATGTCGCCCGCCGCCAGGAACAGCCGCAGGTCGTGGAACAGCGGCGCCATCCATTCGCGACCCGCCGCATGGGCGGCCAGCGCCAGGTCGACCACGCGATCGCCCTCGATCGCGCACACGTGCGCTCCGGCCACGGTGGCCATGCGTCCTATCTTCATCTTCACTCCTCGCTTGGTGTCAGAATCCCGCCATGTCCTTCATCACGGCGTACAGGCCGGGCTGGCGCTCGAAACCTATGCCCGGCGACTGCGGCAGCGTGGCCTGCCCATCGGCGATGGCGACCTCCTGGCCAAAACCGCTGAAGATGCCGAACGTGTCCGGGTAGGACTCGCATCCCCCCAGCCCCAGGCCGCCGACCAGGTGCAGGCACATCAGGTTGCCGCCGTGGGGATACATCGCGGAGCGGGCGAAGCCATGCCTGCCGGCGACCGCCAGCACGTTCAGGTATTCGGTGATGCCGAAGGACAGCGGCGGATCGAGCTGGATGATGTCGCGATCCGCGCGAAAGCCCGCATAGGACAGGAAATGGTCCAGCTCCTTGCCGCAGGCCATGTTCTCGCCGGTGGCCAGCGGCCCCTCGTAGGCGCGGGCCAGGTCGGCGTAGATGCCGTACTCCAGGAAATCGCAGGGTTCTTCGTACCAGCGCAGGCCGTAGGGCGCGATGGCCCGCGCATAGTCCAGCGCTGTGTCGCGGCCGAACGCGCAACTCGCGTCCACGGCCAGGGCCCGGCCGTCGCCCATCTCGCTCAGCACCGCCTCGATGCGCCGGCAGTCCTCGGCCACGGACAGGCCCCCTATCTTCATCTTCACCATCCGGTAGCCGGCGTCGCGGTACCGGATCATCTCGTCCTTCAGGTCGCGCGCGTTCTGTCCCGGAAAGTACCAGCCGCCGCCGACGTACACCGGCGCGTGCGTGCGCGCCCGGCCGCCGCCGTGGCGCTCGGCCAGCACGGCGTGCAGCGGCTTGCCTTCGACCTTGGCCACCAGGTCCCACACGGCCACGTCCACCGTGCCCATGGGAATGGCGCGCTCCGCGTAGCCGCCGCGCCGCTCCCGCCGCTGCCCGCAGGCCAGGATCGCCGCGGGGTCGAAATTGCGTCCCGTCGCATCCAGCAGGCTGTCGGGATCGGCCCCCACGATGCGCGGCGCGATCCGGTCGCGGATCTGCTCGCCGCAGGCATAGCGGCCAAAGGAATTGAACGCGAAACCCACCAGCGGCCGCCCGTCGCGGATCACGTCCGACACCACCGCCACCACCGTGGCGGTCATCTGGCTGAAGTCGGAGCGGGCATTGGACAAGCGCGATTCCAGCGCGACCGTGCGCTCGATGATCTGGACGATACGCATCAGTTCACCGTCGCGCCGGAAGCCTTCACCGCGGCGGCGAACTTGGCCATCTGTTCGCGCACGAAATCCACGCTGCGCGGATACGGCACGACCGTGCGCTCGAACGAACTCTCGGCCAGCTTGGCCTGCATGTCCGGCCCGTCCATGGCCTGCCCGATGGCGGCCACCAGCTTGTCGTGGACGGCGGCGGGCAGGCCCTTGGGCGCGGCCACCACCCACAGCGACACGGCATCGACGCCCGGATAGCCCGCCTCGGCGAAGGACGGGGTGTCGGGGAACATCGGCGAGCGTTTGCCGCCGGTGACCGCGATCGGCGCCAACACGCCGCTCTTGACCTGCGGTGCGACCAGCGCCGGCAGGTTGAACATCATGTCGACCTGCCCGCCCAGGAGATCGGCGATCGCCGGCCCCGCCCCCTTGTAGGGCACGTGCAGCAGCTTGATGCCCGCTGCCGTCTTGAAGGTCTCGCCGTGCAGATGGACGACCGTGCCCGCGCCGGCGGACGCGAAGCTTAGCTGGTCGGGCCTGGCCTTGGCCTCGGCCACCAGTTCCTGCAGCGTCCGCGCCTTGACCCGCTTGGCGTTGACCACCAGCACGCCGGTCGCGGTAGCGACCACCGACAGAAAATCGAAGTCCTTCAGGCTGTCATAGGGCAGCTTGGCGTACAGGCTGGGATTGATGGCGAAGGCAGTGTCCAGCAGGCCGATGGTGTAGCCATCCGGCTGCGCCCGCGCCACCGTGGCGGTGCCTATCGTGCTGCCTGCGCCGCCCTGGTTCTCGACGAACACCTGCTGGCCCAGCGCGGTACTCAGCCGCTGCGCGAACTGGCGGCCCAGCAGGTCGGTGCTGCCGCCCACGACATAAGGCACCACCATGCGGACCGCACGGGACGGATAGTCCGCATCGGCCGCGGCGGCGGCTCCCAGCGCGCATGCCCACAGGCACGCGGCAAATCCCAGACGGCGTAACGGTCGATGCATGGCGCCCCTCCCTTTTTCCGGTGCTGAAAAGTATAGGAAGCGCGGCCGCCGCCGGCCATGGACGGGATTGGCGACTATTTGGACAAATCACGTCCGTGCGTGGCCTCGCCCCGCTGGGCCGGGTTCTCGCGGCCGCCGGCCTGGCCGCGGTAGGCGCTGGGCGTCACGCCGCGCAACTGGCGGAAACGCCGGGCGAAGTAGGCCTCGTCGGGAAAGCCCACGCTGGCCGCGATCTCGGCGATCGGGCGCGGCGACCCCGCCAGCATCCGGCACGCGAGGTCCATGCGCTGGTCGGCCAGGATCTCGGTGAAGGTCCTGCCGGTCTCCCGCTTGAGCAGGTGCGCCAGGTAGTGGGTCGACAGATAGGCGGCGGCCGCCGCGTCCGCCAGCGTGATGGGCTCGGCCAGGTGCTCGCGCATGAAGCGGCTCACGCGCGCCAGCGATGCCCGGCGGCTGCCCTGCAGCATCGAGGTCCGGGCCAGGGCCTGGAGATCGTCCTGGTGCCGGCGGCACACCAGGCCGATCAGGCGGAACAGGTCGGCGCGGATGAACTCGGCGGCATAGAAACCGCCCCCGCCGTGCTCGGCCTGCATGCGCAGGCACAAGCGGCGCACCTCGGCCAGTTCGTCGGCGCCGAGTTCGAAATCCAGGTGTTCCTGGTACAGGAAGGGCGCGAGTTCGGGCATCTCGTCGACGGCAACGTCCTCCAATTCCAGCAGGTCGATGCGCGACTCCGGCCGCAGGAAATCGCGACGGAAATTGATGACGAAGAACTCCGCCGGTTCGACGTGCCGGATGCAATGCACGCGCAGCGGCATGATGAAGCTGAGCGTGCCCGGCAGGATGGGCCGGACCGTCGCGCCCAGCACATGCTCGGTGCGGCCTGCCAGGTTCACATAGATCTGGAAATACTCGTGCTTGTGCAGCGGCGGCTGCCCGACCGAGGTGGCCTGGTCGCGGATCCAGAACGCGGTATGCGGAAGGTATTCGCTGGTGCGGTTGATCGGCGCCTCAGGCATCGCGTCGGTGCTCCCGGTTGCCGGCGCGGGCTATTCCCTGGGCGGGGCCGTGCGGCGCCGGAAGTCGCGCAGCCGGAAGCCCAGCAGGAACAACACGCCGAAATAGACCACGGCGGCGCCGCCTATCACGCCCAGCAGCAACGCCACCCGCAGCCAGGCGTGGGCCTGCAGCCCCAGCCAGTCCACGCGCTGCTCGGCCAGCCACAGCGTCAGGCCCATGGCCGCCAGCGCCGCCACCAGCCTGGCCAGGAAGCCGCCCCACCCGGCCGCCGGCCGGTAGACGCCGCGGCGGCGCAGTCCGGTCAGCAGGGCCAGCGCGTTGATGCAGGCCCCCAGGCCGATGGACAGCGCCAGCCCGGCATGATGCAGCCACGGCACGAACACCAGGTTCAGGCATTGCGTGGCCACCAGCACCACCAGCGCGATCTTGACCGGCGTGCGGATATCTTGCCTGGCGTAGAAGCCGGGCGCCAGGATTTTCACGGACAGGAGCCCGATCAGGCCCACCGCGTAAGCCACCACCGCCATCCGGGTCTGGGAGACGTCGGCGGCGGTGAAGGCGCCGTAGTGGAACAGCGTGCTGACCAGGGCCTCGGACATCAGCGCCATCCCCACGCAGGCGGGCAGGCCCAGCAGCAGCGTCAGGCGCAGCCCCCAGTCCAGCAGCGCGCTGTATTCCTCGGCGTGGCCGGCGGCATGCGCCTGCGACAGGTTGGGCAGCAGCACGGTACTGAGCGCGATGCCCAGCAGCGCGGTCGGGAATTCCATCAGCCGGTCGGCGAAGGACAGCCAGGTGACGCTGCCCGGCGCCAGCCAGGTCGCGATGTTGGTATTGATCAGCAGCGATACCTGGGCCACCGAGACGCCCACGATGGCCGGCAGCATCTGCCGCAGGATGCGCCGCACGTAGGGGTCCGCCCAGGCCGCGCGCAGCCCGAGCCCGATGCGGGGGCACAGGCCCAGCCGCGCCAGGGCGGCGAACTGCACCGCCAGTTGCGCCACCCCGCCGGCCATCACGCCTACCGCCAGGGCGTAAAGCGGCACCTCCAGGTGTGGGGCCAGCCACAGGCTGGCGGCGATCATGGACAGGTTCAGCAGCACCGGGGTGAACGCCGGCACGCCGAAATGCCGCCAGGTATTGAGCACGCCCGAGGCAAAGGCCACCAGGGACATGCACAATATGTAGGGGAACATGACGCGGGTCATCCAGACCGCCGCCTGGAAATCGGCCGCGCGCTCCGCGCCCCGCAGCCCGCTGCCCATCGCGCTGACCACCCAGGGCGCCGCGATCACGCCGACCGCGGTCACCGCCATCAGCGCGAAGGTCAGCAGCGAGGCGACGTGGTCCAGCAGGCGGCGGGTGTCCTCGGGCGCATGCCGGTTCCGGGCCTCCCCCAGGATGGGCACGAAGGCCTGCGAGAACGCGCCCTCGGCGAACAGCCGCCGCAGCAGGTTGGGAATGCGGAAGGCCACCCAGAACGCATCGGTCAGGCTGCCGGCGCCGAAGGCCCGGGCGATCAGTACGTCGCGCACGAGGCCGGTAATGCGGGACAACAGGGTATAACTACTGATGGTGGCCGCGGCGCGCAGCAAATTCATGGATGACCTTGTACGCGGGGCGCCGCGCGAGTATGGTTGCCTTGCTCGTGGTTTTACGGGGACCCGGCCACGAAGCATTTGATTTTACGGCCATTTGGGGCTATAGTCTCTGGCTTTGCGAAGCTCCTGCCGCCGCGTATAGCATATATAGCAAGTCGTGACTTCGCCCTACCAGATACGGAATTTTCATGGCTAATACCGCCCAAGCACGCAAGCGCGCCCGCCAAGCAGTGGTCCGCAACAAGCACAACTCCAGCCTGCGTTCGATGCTGCGCACGTCGATCAAGCGCGTGCGCCAGGCCGTCGAAGCCGGCGACAAGACCGCCGCCACGGAAGTGCTGCAGAAAGCCACCAGCGTCATCGACCGCGTCGCGGACAAGAAGATCATTCACAAGAACAAGGCCGCTCGCCACAAGAGCCGCCTGGCCGCCGCCGTCAAGGCCCTGGCCTGATCTGATTCCGCTGCGCGGCCTGGCGCCGCGCGCGAGCAACGAAAGCCAGCTTGGCAGGATACCCTCCCGCCAAGCTGGCTTTCGTTCGTCCATACATTTCATGACAAGAGCCCGCCCCAACCCGGGGATCAGGCTAGATCAGCCCTTCAAGGCTGCTTCGGCTTGCCCGGCGCGTCGGGAATCAGGCAGGCCTCGACCGTGCGCAAATCGTTGTCGCGCGCGAAATCGTTGACGAACTGCCAGGCCAGGGGCTCGAGCGCCCGCAGCCGCTCGTCGACCACCACGCATTTGACGCCGTCGATGAAGGTGGGCACGACATAGGGGGAATAGGTAAAGGGGCTCGCCACGCTCCCCTTGGGCCGAAAGGGCGACATGACCCCGGCCAGGCGCTCGGCCCAATCGCTGGGGCGGAACTTGCTGCCACCGGAAGTGATACCCTGGATAATGAACTGCCTGACGCTTTCAGCCATCGTCGTTGTCTGCGGAAGGAGTCCGCGGTGAGGGGTCTCGTGAACCCGTTGGATCTTGAGCCCGGCCTGTCGCACACAGGCGCTGCATGCGCCGGCCGGACCGCCCCGCGCGGCGGCGCGGGACTCGACGCGGGCCAGGCAAGACCCGATAGGGCCCGGCAGGACTCGCGACGGGCGGGGTTACGCCCCGCCAGAGAAGCTCGGCATTGTAGCTTATCGACCCACCCGGCCTCCACCCTCACGCTGAACGGCGCGAAAGCGCACGGCACGATTTCCGTCACCCCCAAACCATGACCGCCCACACCACCAAAACCCTCTTTCTTCCCGGTGCCGGAGGAAGCGCCTCGTTCTGGAAACCGGTCGCCGACCGCCTCGGGCGGGACGGGACCCTGCTGGCATGGCCGGGACTGGGAAACGAGCCCGCCCACCCCGACGTGAACGGGATCGACGACCTCGTGCACCTGGCGTTGCGCCACATGACCGAACCGGTCGACATCGTCGCGCAATCCATGGGCGGCCTGGTCGCGATCCGCCTGGCGCTCGCGGCGCCCTCTCGGGTCAACCGCCTGGTTCTGGCCGCCACCTCGGGCGGCATCCCTGTCGCGGACCTTGGCGGAGCCGATTGGCGCACCGACTATTTCCTGGCCTACCCCGGGGCGGCCCGATGGATCGCCGACCCACCGGAGGACCTGTCGGCGCACATCCCGTCGATCGCGGCCCCCACCCTCCTGCTCTGGGGCGACCGGGATCCCGTCAGCCCCCTGGCCGTCGGGCAGCGCCTGGCCTCGCTGCTCCGCCATGCACGGCTGCAGGTCGTTCCCGGCGGAAATCACGATCTGGCGCAGACTCACGCCACCTTCGTCGCCGACGCGATCGCGCACCATCTGGCCCCCGCCGCCTGTAACAATGCCTCGGGTATCATTGATCCTTTCCGCGAAACGAGCCGATGAGTCGATGGCCCGCGGCGCCATGGCGCCGCCCGCCGATTCGGCAACTCTCTGTCAGAGGCGTCGTATGAACGCAACTCCCCAGCAAAACTCGAAGACCAATCCTCCCCTGCGCCATTTCCTCCAGTTCAACGACCTCACGCGCGAGGAAATCGAATACCTGTTCAGCCGCGCCGCGCTGATCAAGCGCAAGTTCAAGAACTACGAGCCGCATTTCACCCTGAGCGACCGCACCCTCGCCATGGTGTTCGAGAAGGCCAGCACCCGCACCCGTGTATCGTTCGAAGCCGGCATGTACCAGATGGGCGGCTCGGTCATCCACCTGACCACGGGTGATTCCCAGCTCGGCCGCTCCGAGCCGGTCGAGGATTCGGCGCAGGTCATCTCCCGTATGGTCGACCTGGTCATGATCCGCACCTTCGAACAGACCAAGATCGAGCGCTTCGCCGCCTATTCGCGCGTGCCCATCATCAACGGCCTGACCAACGAGTTCCACCCCTGCCAGATCCTGGCGGACATCTTCACCTACATCGAGCATTGCGGCTCGATCCAGGGCAAGACCGTAGCCTGGGTGGGCGACTCCAACAACATGTGCAACACCTGGCTGCAGGCGGCCGAGCTGCTGGACTTCAACCTCCACGTCTCGACCCCGCCCGGCTACGAACTCGAGCCCGAACGCGCGGGCGTCATCGACGCCGAGCGGCTCAAGCAGTTCGCCGATCCCATGGAAGCCTGCAAGGGCGCCCACCTGGTCACTACCGACGTCTGGACCAGCATGGGTTTCGAGGCCGAGAACGAGGAACGCCGCGCCGCCTTCGCCGACTGGTGCGTCGACGGCGACATGATGGCCGTGGCCGACCCCGGCGCGGTCTTCATGCACTGCCTGCCCGCCCACCGCGGCGAGGAAGTCACCGCCGACGTCATCGACGGCCCCCAGAGCGTGGTCTGGGACGAAGCCGAGAACCGCATGCACGTCCAGAAGGCCCTGATGGAATTTCTCCTTCTAGGCCGGCTATAGCCCCCCCTACGCGCTTACGCGCGCCCCCAGGGGCGATGCGGGTGGACCGGCGGAGCCGGATCCACCGCATCCTGGGTCTAGTACCGGCTCTTTGGGTTGCGCACCCAGGCTTCGCTGGCTGCCAGCGGTAGCAACGGTGTGGCGTACCAAGAAACAGGCACTAGGCCCAGGGCGCCGCGGATCCTTTGCCGGTCCGCCAGCGCCGCCCCCTTGAGGGGGCCCGCGAAGCGGGTAGGGGGTGGTACAATCACAGATCGTCCCTGTTAGGCCGGGGGGCGATTGCACGATCCCGCGCATATGGCACGGAGCGCCCCCTGGGTGCGCCCCCATATCCGGTGACCTGACCGGCCAGAAAGCTGCACCGCCCAAGCGCGGGCCGTCCATGCCCTGGGAACATCAATGAGCGAAGTAAAGAAGGTCGTACTTGCCTACTCGGGCGGTCTTGACACATCCGTGATCCTGAAATGGCTTCAGGACACATATCAGTGCGAAATCGTCACTTTCACCGCCGACATCGGCCAGGGTGAAGAGCTCGAACCGGCACGCGCCAAGGCCCTGAAGTTCGGCATCAAGCCGGAAAACATCTACATCGACGACCTGCGCGAGGAATTCGTCCGCGACTTCGTCTTCCCGATGTTCCGCGCCAACACCATCTACGAAGGCGAGTACCTGCTGGGCACCTCCATCGCCCGCCCGCTGATCGCCAAGCGCCAGATCGAGATCGCGCGCGAGGTCAAGGCCGACTCCGTCTCCCATGGCGCCACCGGCAAAGGCAACGACCAGGTCCGCTTCGAACTGGGCTACTACGCGCTGGAACCGGGCATCAAGGTCGTCGCCCCGTGGCGCGAATGGGACCTGCTCTCGCGCGAGAAGCTGCTGGCCTACGCCGAGAAGGCGGGCATCCCCATCGAGATGAAGCACAAGCAGGGCGGCGCGCCCTACTCGATGGACGCCAACCTGCTGCACATCAGCTACGAAGGCCGCCACCTGGAAGACCCCAAGGCCGAGGCCGAGGAATCCATGTGGCGCTGGACCGTGGCCCCGGAAGCCGCGCCCGATGCCCCCGAATACCTGGACGTCGAATTCGAGCACGGCGACATCGTCGCCCTGAACGGCAAGCGGATGACGCCCGCCGAAGTGCTGACCGAGCTGAACAAGCTGGGCGGCAAGCACGGCATCGGACGCCTGGACCTGGTGGAAAACCGCTATGTCGGCATGAAGTCCCGCGGCTGCTACGAAACCCCGGGGGGCACCATCATGCTGCGCGCCCACCGCGCGATCGAATCCATCACGCTGGACCGCGAAGTCGCCCACCTCAAGGACGACCTGATGCCGCGCTACGCCAGCCTGATCTACAACGGCTACTGGTGGAGCCCCGAGCGCAAGGCGCTGCAGGTGCTGATCGACCATACCCAGCAGGCCGTGAACGGATGGGTGCGCCTGAAGCTGTACAAGGGCAACGTCTACACCATTGCCCGCGACTCGAAGAACACGCTGTTCGACCAGACCATCGCGACCTTCGACGACGACGGCGGCGCCTACGACCAGGCGGATGCCGGCGGCTTCATCAAGCTGAACGCCCTGCGCATGCGCATCGCGGAAAACGCCCGTCGCAAGCGCGGATGAACCAACCGTCCGAACCTGTGCCCAGCACCAGCCCGGAGACGGGCTGGCGTTGACCTACCGTCGGCGGCCCTCGGGCCGCCGATTTGTTTTTCGAGCGCCATGAACGAGAACACCCATCCGCCCCTGGCCATCATCCAGACCGGGCTCCCGCCCGAACCGGTGTCCAACCGGCACGGCACCTTCAGCTGCATGATCCGCGAAGCGGCCGGGCTGCGCGCCGGGGACATCGAGATCGTGGCCGTGCACCAGGGAGCCCAGTTGCGGCCCCCTTCGAGCTATCGCGCCGCCATCATCACCGGTTCGCCCGCCATGGTCACCGACCTGGCCGACTGGAGCGAACGCACGGCCGACTGGATACGGCGGGCGGTGGACCTGGGCCTGCCCATCCTGGGCATCTGCTACGGACACCAGTTGCTGGCCCACGCGCTGGGCGGCCGGGTCGATTTCCATCCACGCGGCCGTGAAGTGGGTACCCAGACGGTCGAACTGCTGCCCGCCGCCGGCGACGTTCCCCTGCTGGCGGGGCTGCCCTCGCACTTTCCGGCGCACCTGATCCACCAGCAGAGCGTGATGGAGGTACCGGCCGGCGCCACCGTGCTCGCGCGCTCCGACCACGACGCGCACCAGATCGTGCAATACGGCGATGGCGTGATTTCCAGCCAGTACCATCCGGAGTTCTGCCCCGACATCATGGGGACCTATCTCACGCATTTCGGCCCCAGGCTGGGCGAGGAAGGCTTCGACGTCCAGGCGCTGAGCACCCGCCTGCGGCCCGCGCCCGAGGCCCGCGAACTGCTGCTGCGCTTCGTCCGGCAGCACGCCGCGTTGCGGGAAGCCGCCTAGGAATCGATGCCCGGCACCACGACCGGCTCGATCTCCAGCTCCAGGCCGTAGCGTTCGCGCACGTCGTGCCGCACGGCCTGCGCCAGCGCCAGCACGTCGCCCGATTGCGCGCCGCCATGATTGACCAGCACCAGCGCCTGGCGCTCGTGCACCCCCACCGGCCCCATGCGGCGCCCTTTCCAGCCGCATTGGTCGATCAGCCACCCGGCGGCCAGCTTGTAGCCGCCGTCCTCTTGCGGATACGCCACCAGGCCGGGAAAGCGGGCATGCAGCCGCTCGTATTGCGCGGCCGGCACCACCGGATTCTTGAAGAAGCTGCCGGCATTGCCCAGCACGGCCGGGTCCGGCAGCTTGGCGCGCCGGATCGCGCAGACCGCCTCGAATACGTCGCGTGCCGTGGGCGAGCCCGCCAGGCTCTCGTGCCGCCGCAGATCGGGATAGTCCAGCACGGGCGTCCATTGCCGGGGCAGGCGCAGCCGCACGGCGGTGATGACCCAGCGTCCGGGTTCGCGTTTGAAGACGCTGTCCCGGTAGGCGAAGGCGCATTGCGCAGCGTCCATCTCCACCCAGGCGTCGCGCTGCAGGTCGTAGGCCGTCAGGCCGGCGAAGCGGTCGCGCAGTTCGACACCATAGGCACCTATGTTCTGCACCGGCGCCGCGCCGACGGTACCGGGAATGAGCGCGAGGTTTTCCAGCCCGCCCCAGCCCTGTTCGACACAATAGGTAACGAAGTCGTGCCAGATTTCGCCCGCCGCGGCTTCGACCACGCGGGACTCGTCGTCCTGGGCCAACAGCCGGATGCCGCGCAGCGCCATCCGCGCCACCAGGCCGCGCACCCGGGGCGGCAGGACCACGTTGCTGCCGCCGCCCAGCACCAGGAGCCCCGCACCGTCGGAACGCGCCAGGCAGGCCAGCGCCGGCAGCTCGTCGCGGCTGCTCAGCGTGACGCAGGCCGGCGCCGAACTGGCCAGCCCCAGGGTGTTGAGAGACGAAAGATCGCAGGCACCGGGCACGAGGCCCGTGCGAGCGCCGGAATCAGGAGCGACAGCCAATCTGGGCACCAGGCGGGACGAACAAGGGCGGCGGGACGGATTTCCCGCAGCCCCGCCATCTTACTTGACTACAATTCCCCTATTCCAAGATAGGCCGCAAGCCGCATGCAAGGAGCTCACCCATGCCTACATTCGATGTCGTCTGCAAACCCAATCTGGTCGAACTGCGCAATGCCGTCGAGCAGACCAACAAGGAAATCACCACCCGCTTCGACTTCAAGGGTTCGGATGCCCGCGTCGAACAGACCGACAAGGAACTCACGGCCTATGCCGACAGCGACTTCCAGTTGAACCAGGTGCGTGACGTGCTGCTGAACAAGATGACCAAACGCAGCGTGGACGTGCGATTCCTCGATCACGGCAAGGTCGAGAAGATGGGCGGCGACAAGGTCAAGCAGGTGCTGACGGTGCGCAACGGCGTGCCCCAGGACGCCGCCAAGAAGATCGTGGCCCTGATCAAGAACAGCAAGATGAAGGTCCAGTCCAGCATCCAGGGCGACACCGTGCGCGTGCAGGGCGCCAAGCGCGATGACCTGCAAAGCGCCATCGCGCTGCTGAAGAAGGACGTGACCGACCTGCCCCTGGGCTTCGAGAACTTCAGGGACTGAGCGGTCCTGCTCGCGTAACGATCATGGACGCCCCGCCGGGACTCAAAGCACGGGGCGTTTGAACAGCATGGCGGGGTCGAGTTCGAGCGCCTTGGCCAGCTTCTCGATGTTGTCGACCGAGATGTTGACACGTGCCCGCTCGACCTGACTGACGAAGGTCCGGTCGAGGTGGGCGGCAAACCCGAGCTGCTCCTGCGACATCTTCTGCGCGACCCGGAACGCTCGTACGTTGTAGCCGAGGATCTCGCGC of Pigmentiphaga sp. H8 contains these proteins:
- a CDS encoding DUF3579 domain-containing protein; translated protein: MAESVRQFIIQGITSGGSKFRPSDWAERLAGVMSPFRPKGSVASPFTYSPYVVPTFIDGVKCVVVDERLRALEPLAWQFVNDFARDNDLRTVEACLIPDAPGKPKQP
- a CDS encoding alpha/beta fold hydrolase translates to MTAHTTKTLFLPGAGGSASFWKPVADRLGRDGTLLAWPGLGNEPAHPDVNGIDDLVHLALRHMTEPVDIVAQSMGGLVAIRLALAAPSRVNRLVLAATSGGIPVADLGGADWRTDYFLAYPGAARWIADPPEDLSAHIPSIAAPTLLLWGDRDPVSPLAVGQRLASLLRHARLQVVPGGNHDLAQTHATFVADAIAHHLAPAACNNASGIIDPFRETSR
- the argF gene encoding ornithine carbamoyltransferase, with product MNATPQQNSKTNPPLRHFLQFNDLTREEIEYLFSRAALIKRKFKNYEPHFTLSDRTLAMVFEKASTRTRVSFEAGMYQMGGSVIHLTTGDSQLGRSEPVEDSAQVISRMVDLVMIRTFEQTKIERFAAYSRVPIINGLTNEFHPCQILADIFTYIEHCGSIQGKTVAWVGDSNNMCNTWLQAAELLDFNLHVSTPPGYELEPERAGVIDAERLKQFADPMEACKGAHLVTTDVWTSMGFEAENEERRAAFADWCVDGDMMAVADPGAVFMHCLPAHRGEEVTADVIDGPQSVVWDEAENRMHVQKALMEFLLLGRL
- a CDS encoding argininosuccinate synthase: MSEVKKVVLAYSGGLDTSVILKWLQDTYQCEIVTFTADIGQGEELEPARAKALKFGIKPENIYIDDLREEFVRDFVFPMFRANTIYEGEYLLGTSIARPLIAKRQIEIAREVKADSVSHGATGKGNDQVRFELGYYALEPGIKVVAPWREWDLLSREKLLAYAEKAGIPIEMKHKQGGAPYSMDANLLHISYEGRHLEDPKAEAEESMWRWTVAPEAAPDAPEYLDVEFEHGDIVALNGKRMTPAEVLTELNKLGGKHGIGRLDLVENRYVGMKSRGCYETPGGTIMLRAHRAIESITLDREVAHLKDDLMPRYASLIYNGYWWSPERKALQVLIDHTQQAVNGWVRLKLYKGNVYTIARDSKNTLFDQTIATFDDDGGAYDQADAGGFIKLNALRMRIAENARRKRG
- a CDS encoding glutamine amidotransferase, translated to MNENTHPPLAIIQTGLPPEPVSNRHGTFSCMIREAAGLRAGDIEIVAVHQGAQLRPPSSYRAAIITGSPAMVTDLADWSERTADWIRRAVDLGLPILGICYGHQLLAHALGGRVDFHPRGREVGTQTVELLPAAGDVPLLAGLPSHFPAHLIHQQSVMEVPAGATVLARSDHDAHQIVQYGDGVISSQYHPEFCPDIMGTYLTHFGPRLGEEGFDVQALSTRLRPAPEARELLLRFVRQHAALREAA
- the murB gene encoding UDP-N-acetylmuramate dehydrogenase, which encodes MAVAPDSGARTGLVPGACDLSSLNTLGLASSAPACVTLSSRDELPALACLARSDGAGLLVLGGGSNVVLPPRVRGLVARMALRGIRLLAQDDESRVVEAAAGEIWHDFVTYCVEQGWGGLENLALIPGTVGAAPVQNIGAYGVELRDRFAGLTAYDLQRDAWVEMDAAQCAFAYRDSVFKREPGRWVITAVRLRLPRQWTPVLDYPDLRRHESLAGSPTARDVFEAVCAIRRAKLPDPAVLGNAGSFFKNPVVPAAQYERLHARFPGLVAYPQEDGGYKLAAGWLIDQCGWKGRRMGPVGVHERQALVLVNHGGAQSGDVLALAQAVRHDVRERYGLELEIEPVVVPGIDS
- a CDS encoding YajQ family cyclic di-GMP-binding protein; its protein translation is MPTFDVVCKPNLVELRNAVEQTNKEITTRFDFKGSDARVEQTDKELTAYADSDFQLNQVRDVLLNKMTKRSVDVRFLDHGKVEKMGGDKVKQVLTVRNGVPQDAAKKIVALIKNSKMKVQSSIQGDTVRVQGAKRDDLQSAIALLKKDVTDLPLGFENFRD
- a CDS encoding helix-turn-helix domain-containing protein translates to MPAPLRSPNPSASLTTLREILGYNVRAFRVAQKMSQEQLGFAAHLDRTFVSQVERARVNISVDNIEKLAKALELDPAMLFKRPVL